The genomic DNA GCGTGATAATTAATTAATATTGCATTATTAATTTAATCTATCTTTATTAAGCTAAATAATATTTGGATTTAATAAATTACTTAAGTTATCTATATACTCTATCTAAATTAAGTAACTTATTTTTCTCATAGAAATATCGTATTCTAACCTTAATGCAATTAACTAATTTCTATATTGCTTACTAAGCATTTAGACGTATGTTAAATTATTGGCGCCTAGTTAATTTAATAATAGTTATAACCTAACTATAAAAATAATATTTTGTCGATAACAGCTGGTTTATTTAAATGACTTTCTTATTCCGTTTTACTACTATCTTAATGCTTTCATTCTCTGTATTGGCATTACCTTCTAAAACATTTACTCAAGCTAAAAAAAAGCCAGAATTGTTTTTGCCCTCCAACGTGAAACCTTATACTGTCACTGCAAATTTGATGCACGTTTAAGGGTTGATTTGGCAAGCTGCAATATTGCAGTCAGCATTCGGCATTCGCCGCGCGCATGTAGTAGAATGGGAGCATATGATGCCTGCTGAAAACTTCGGTAACCATTTTGCTTGTTGGCGAGAGCCTCTTTGCATTAAGTAAAATGGAAAAAGATATAAAGGCAGAAAATGCTGCGAAAAAATTGATAATCAATTTAGACAAGCTGAAGGTGAGCTTTACAATTTATGGCCAGCTGTAGGCCTTGTAAATAGTGCTCGCTCTAATTTTCGCTACAGTATGTTAGAAAATCATACTTCCTTTTACGGTTGCCCTATTACCATCGATAAAAAATCAAGACGGGTTGAGCCTGCAGATTTTGCAAAAGGAATCGTCGCACGTGCTAACCTTTTTATGGCCTATTAAATACGGTATTGATCTAAGTGAGGCACAACGAAATCTTTTTATTGCCTGGGATAAAGAATTTCCACCCAATGCGAATGAAAAATGGTGGGCAGAAGCGGTTGCTAAAATAGAAGGCTACCCTAATCCGTATATTATAAATCATGAATTAAAAAACAGTTGCTCTTTATCAAAATAAATTTGTTATCCATATATCCACACGGAGCGTAACAACCTGCCGACTAGTGAAGCTATAGTGTGGGTATGTGGGGTGTGCGACAAGAAGTCGCTAGTAAGAGTTGTTTCATTAAGAAACGAGCTGTACTGCCAGCTGAACTAGGGATCTGAATAAAGAGCGATCCTGACAATGTAACAAAATACGTTTACGTGTGGGAAGCAAATCGTGAGAAGCGCTTCTTCCTGATAACCACAATCGGGTAAGTGCTAGGTAGCAGGTATGGTGAAGAAAACTGAACTTGTGATAAAGGTCGTCAACCCAAACAGGCGCAAGTGGTTGTCTCGCCTGAGCCAAGCGGCAATGAGGGCTGGTTAGTTGCTATCCACTACAACTACGCAGTCAAACAGCCTCCGGCCAATAACAAGCACCTAACCCTGCACATACTCTTTCTAGCGGAACTTGGGAACCTCGTATAGCTCCTGTTAAAACAGGTAAGTACTTTGCGAAAAGTGATGAAGGTTATGCGAGATTGGGAGGTTGGAAAAAGCGAATGTCTAGTGGTAATAGCTAGAATACAGGTTTAAACGTTACCTGACGCGAAAGCGAGCCTACGTCCAACTGGTCTCTTATTGCAAGAGAATTTGTAGAATCGCTTAATGAGGAAAAGCAAATGACGGATGTAACACTAACCGGTGCATCTTCAGCAAAGCAACTTGATTGGGCTGCCATTAATTGGAAGATAATTGAGTGCAATGTCAAACGACTGCAAATGCGTATTGCAAAGGCAACGCGAGAAGGAAGACCAGGACAAGTCAAAGCCCTGCAATGGTTATTAACTCATTCAAAATCAGCTAAACTATTAGCTGTAAAACGAGTGACAACTAACCGTGGCGCCAAAACGCCTGGTACTGATCGTGTGGTTTGGCGAATTCTAAACAAAAATACAAAGCAGCGATGCAGCTCAAACGTAAAAGCTATCAAGCACAACCGTTACGAAGAGTGTATATCCCCAAGCGCAATGGCAAGCAGCGACCCTTAGGTATTCCTACCATGCAAGATAGAGCGATGCAAGCTTTATATACGATGGCGTTGGAACCTGTCGCTGAAACTACAGGTGATAAGCATTCTTATGGTTTTCGTAGAATGCGCTCAACTGCAGATGCCGTTCGCCAATGCTTCAATGTGTTAGCTCCCAAAGGAGCCGCTCAATGGGTATTAGAGGCGGATATTAAAAGCTGTTTTGATCATATCAGCCATGAATGGATTACCCAGAAATATCCCTTTAGATAAAAGGGTTTTGCAAGAATGGTTGAAATCAGGATATGTCGAGCAAAAGAAATGGTTTAACACGGATGCGGGAACACCACAAGGTGGAATTATCTCACCTATGTTAGCAAACATGGTATTAGATGGATTAGAACGGGCAATTAAAGCAGGTACTAAAAAGTCTGATAAAGTGAACTTGGTGAGATATGCTGATGATTTTATATATTTCGGGCGCATCAGAAAAAGTGCTCATGAAAGTCAAGTCAGAAGTACAAACATTTCTAGCAGCGCATGGTCTGACCCTATCGGAAGAGA from Legionella busanensis includes the following:
- a CDS encoding reverse transcriptase domain-containing protein, with the protein product MNGLPRNIPLDKRVLQEWLKSGYVEQKKWFNTDAGTPQGGIISPMLANMVLDGLERAIKAGTKKSDKVNLVRYADDFIYFGRIRKSAHESQVRSTNISSSAWSDPIGREN
- a CDS encoding reverse transcriptase/maturase family protein → MQDRAMQALYTMALEPVAETTGDKHSYGFRRMRSTADAVRQCFNVLAPKGAAQWVLEADIKSCFDHISHEWITQKYPFR
- a CDS encoding reverse transcriptase N-terminal domain-containing protein gives rise to the protein MTDVTLTGASSAKQLDWAAINWKIIECNVKRLQMRIAKATREGRPGQVKALQWLLTHSKSAKLLAVKRVTTNRGAKTPGTDRVVWRILNKNTKQRCSSNVKAIKHNRYEECISPSAMASSDP
- a CDS encoding endonuclease translates to MDNQFRQAEGELYNLWPAVGLVNSARSNFRYSMLENHTSFYGCPITIDKKSRRVEPADFAKGIVARANLFMAY